The genomic DNA CTTATTTCTTTCGGAACTTTGAAATCGGCCCGAAGCTTTCCGTTCACTTGAACGACTATCAAAACTTCATCATCGACTAGATATTTCGGATCCGCCGTCGGAAACGCTTCGTAAGTCAGGCTGCCCTTTTTACCGCTAAGTTCCCATAGTTCTTCGGAGATATGAGGAGCGAATGGGGCGACCAATAGAAGGAATGGCTCCAGGATTTTACGCGGTCTTCGTTCGCTCGGAGTGAATTCATTCACAAAAATCATCAATTGCGAGATTGCGGTATTGAATGAAAAATTATGAATATCATCTTCGATCTTCTTGATTGTTCTGTTCAAAATACGAAGTTCATCTTCGTTCGGATCGACATCGTCTAAACGAAATGATTCATTCGGACTTGCATGGTACAATCTCCAGACCCGATTAAGAAATCTAAAAACGCCGTCCACTCCTCGAGTGCTCCAAGGTTTAACCATTTCAAACGGACCCATAAACATTTCGAATAGCCGCAAACTATCGGCACCGTAATTTTGAACAACCTCATCCGGATTGATGACGTTTCCGAGAGATTTGGACATCTTGCGTTTGTCCTCTCCCAAGATCAGACCTTGATGAATCAATTTCTTGAACGGTTCCGGCGTGCTTACATATCCCAAATCGAAGAGAACTTTATGCCAAAATCTGGAATAGAGAAGGTGGAGAACGGCATGCTCGGCACCGCCGACGTATAGATCCACCGGCATCCAATCTTTTTCCAATTTGGAATCCACGAATCCTTTCGGGTTACTCGGATCAATATATCTTAAATAGTACCAGCAGGATCCGGCCCATTGCGGCATAGTATTCGTTTCCCGAACGCCGATTTCGCCGGTTTTGGGATCCTTGTATTTAAGCCAATCCCCGGCTAAAGCTAAGGGAGATTCGCCAGTACCGGAAGGTTTAAATTCCGCTAAATTCGGAAGTTCTAATGGAAGCTCGGACTCATCGATCGGACGAGTTACTCCGGAAGGATAGTGAACGAGTGGAATCGGCTCTCCCCAATATCTCTGTCTCGCAAATAACCAATCTCGCAACTTGAATTGCGTTTTGCGCTTACCGATTCCTTTCTTTTCCGCCCAATCGGACGCTTTGATAAAAGCATCTTTATATCCGAATCCGTCAAGGTTCACTTCGCCGGAAGAGGAATTAATACACTTGGATTCCTTTGAATCAAAAGCTCCCAGGGAAATCTCCCCTTCGATAACGGGCAAAATCTCCAGCCCGAATGCTTTCGCAAATTCGTAATCCCGCTGATCATGGGCCGGAACAGCCATGATAGCGCCCGTTCCATATCCGTACAAAACATAGTCTCCGATCCAAATCGGAATTTTTTTAGAAGGATCGGCAGGGTTTAGAACGTAAGCTCCGGTAAATACTCCGGACTTTTCCTTTGAAAGTTCGGTTCTATCTAGATCGCTCTTAAGAGACGTGGATTTTTTATACTCTTGAACTTTTGTCCACTGATCCTCGGTTGAAATCAAATCGACTAGCGGATGCTCCGGAGCCAATGCCATATAGGAGACGCCGAAAATCGTATCGGGTCGGGTAGTATAGACTCGAACTCCGCCGTAGTTATAATCCTTCTGCGCCGAAAGCGGAATCTCCGATTTTGATACTGCCGCTTCGAATCTCGATCTTGTACTCGGTTCGAAAGGAAACGTAAGCTCCAATCCTTCGCTTTTACCGATCCAATTTTTTTGCATTTCCAGAGTCGATTGAGGCCAAGTGACAAGGGCTAAATCCTCTAGTAACCGTTCGGCGTACGCCGTAATTCGCATCATATATTGGCGCATCGGTTTTCGAACTACTTCATAACCTTTGCCGACCCATTCTTCCACTTCCTCGTTAGCAAGAACGGTTCCCAAACCTGGACACCAATTTACCGGAATCTCAGCTTGATAAACGAGGCGAAACTTAGATAGAATCGTTTCGCGTTCTAATTCGCTAAACCTAGACCAATCCGAAGATGTAAACGACTCTAAATCATCGAATCCGGAAGATCCGTTTGTCGTAAAACGTTCAACCAGCTCGCCGATCGGTCTCCCCCTTTTTGCGGAGAAATCGTACCAAGAGTTGTAGAGTTTTAGAAATATCCATTGAGTAAACTTATAGTATTTCGGGTCGGTCGTCGATATTTCCCGATCCCAATCGTAGGAAAGCCCGATCAATTTGATTTGGCGGCGAAAATTGTCGATATTTTGCTTCGTTGTCATCGCCGGATGAATCCCCGTTTGCATCGCATAGCGTTCCGCCGGTAATCCAAACGCGTCCCAACCCATCGGATGGAGGACTTCAAAACCCTTCATCCTCTTAAAACGTGAAACAATATCGGTAGCGGTATATCCTTCCGGATGCCCAACATGCAATCCTGCACCTGAGGGGTAAGGAAACATATCTAAACAATAGAATTTCGGCTTAGAAGAACGGAGGTCTGTTTTGAAAGAAGAATTCTTCTCCCAGAAGGATTGCCATTTTGGTTCAATTTCCTTGAACGGATAGTCCATACCGAGAGGTTTTTTACTCCGGTCCAGAATCCAATTCTTTTTTGAGAATATCCTTTCTAAGATAATCTTCTAATTGAACCGTTAGGGATGTTTCTTTAGAACTTTCCATCAGGAAAAGAGGAACCTGAGTTAGGTTTTTCGGTCTGAAACGAAGAAAGCCGGTCGAAAACCGGCTTTATAGTCGTTCTTCTTTGCCAAGGAGGCTCAGACGGTGACACAGGATACTTGTTTTGTAGTATTTTTACTTACGAACGGAATCGATTACTTTAATTAATCTACGAAAAGCTTGATTGAGACAATCACGACAGAGATCGTATTGAAAGAGATGAGGAGTTAACTTACCACATCCCTTGCAAGACAGCTTCTTTTCATGAGCTCGATTAATTTCCGCATCCTGTTCGTTCAAATCCGTCACTGTTAATAATTGCATTTTGCTCCCAGAAAATTCCATCGAGGTTCTTTTTATTTACGGAGTGTCAATAAGTCTGAGATCAGTTTCCTATTTCAGAACCGACTCTCCGAAGGTCGAGAGTTACTTTATAAAATCGACCGATTCTAGAGTCAAAAAAAATTAAGAAGAGCGATCGCGAAAATGCCAGTAAATTTTTCGAAAAAAAATTCCAAGCTAGCTCTGGACTGGAATAGTTTTTCAAGTGTAAGTTTTTTGATGATGAAATAAATTTCCATCAAGTGCCGAGTTTAGGTCAGTCAAAGGTTGAGGAAGGTATCACGTTGTTATCAATATCAAAGTTAAATAAATCCTACACGATCGCGGGAGAGAAATTCCGCGTATTAGCAGATGTAGAATTCGAAGTAAAAGAAGGAGAGTTCGTCGCGATCGTCGGTCCTTCCGGTTCCGGTAAATCCACTTTGCTAGCGATCTCGGCAGGATTAGATAAAGCCGATAGTGGAAACGTGATTTTAGACGGCGTATCGCTTATGGATAAGAAGGAGGATGAGCTGGCAAAGATCAGAGGAGAGAAGATCGGGTTTGTATTCCAAAACTTTCAGCTGATCAAAACGTTAAACGCTCTGGAAAACGTATCTCTTCCACTTGCTTTGACAACAAACCTTTCCGAAAAGGAAATTCAAGAGCGGGCAAAATTTTGGTTATCGAAGGTTGGAATGGAACAGAGAGCTTATAACTTTCCTAGTCAATTATCAGGTGGAGAAGAGCAGAGGGTCGCTATTGCGCGATCGTTCATCCACGAACCGAAATTATTATTTGCGGATGAACCGACGGCAAACTTGGATAGAAAGAACGGGGACAGAATCATGTCTTTATTAAAAGAACTGAATAAAACCCGAAAATCGACATTATTGGTTGTCACTCATGATCCGCAGGTGGCGGCGCTAGCGGATCGAATTTTGGAAATGCGGGACGGATCTATTATGATAAATCCTAAACTAAAATCCAAGAAAGCCGGCTCTGCAGCTAAAAAGAAGGCCGTCCCGAGGAGAAAGAAATGAATCGAAATTTCTTTATTCGAGCGATGTTTCGGGAAATTAGGTTCAGAAAAACCTCCTCTCTACAAGTAATCTTAGCGGTGGCTCTCGGCACCGGGGCCGTTCTCGCCGTTCATTCCTATCGGGAGCAGCTTTCTAAAGCTATCTTAAACGAGGCTAAAAATATCCTTGGCGCGGATTTAATCGCGACCTCTAGTTCGCCGCTCACGGATGAACAAAAAGCCTTCTTGGATCGAATACTACCTAATGGGACAAAATCCTCCGAATTAGTTCAGTTTCCATCCATGCTACGGAATCCTGAAACCCAGGATTCCGCCCTATCTCTTATCAAAGCTATCAAAGGAGAATATCCGTATTTTGGCGATATCGTAACTTCTCCTCCCGGCCTTTACAGGAGATTGAAGCCCGGAGAAGTGCTGTTAGAAGAGAGTTTAATCAAAAATCTCAAATTGAAAGTCGGGGATTCGGTACAATTAGGAGAATCATTACTTCGGCTCAAAGGAAGGATTATAAAGGAACCCGGACTTGCGGGAAGTTTTATGTCGATGGCGCCGAGCTGCATCCTTCATAAGAATTCTTTGGAAGCGACAGGTCTTGAACAAAGAGGATCCCGTATAAGTTATCAGAATCCGATATTGCTTCCGACGCAATCCGATGCCTCCGTATTCAAAAAAACTAATTTTAAGGAATTCGCCAAAAATGATCTCATTCTCTATGAAAGTACCGAAGCGAATTCTGGCTCGCAAAAATTTTTAGCGAATACATTGGATTTCTTTTCACTACTCGCACTTTGCGCTTTTTTCCTTGGCGGCATTTCGATTCTACTCTCTAGTCGGGCAGGAATCCGAACTAAAGCGAATGCCTTGGCAATTTACAAGTGCTTAGGAGCGAGCCCGAATTTAGTCGTGACCCTCGTTATAGGAGAGCTGTTATTGCTATCTACGATCGGAGCAATTTTAGGATTTGTTTTGGGAATATTCGTGCAATATCAAATTCCGAATCTTGCCTCCAAAGAATTCCTCTTTCAACCTGAAATGATTCCGAGCGCTCGCACTCTACTCTGGGGATTCGTTTTAGCCTGGGTTGTTCCGTTGGCTTCCGCTTGGGATTCGCTGGCAAAAACGAGAACGCTAAGTCCTCTCTATGCGCTTCGCGCCGATTTTGCCGATGAACTGGACACCGTTCCGAAATTCGAAATACGGCAAGTGATTTCTTTCGTTTCGGTTTATCTTGTTTTTTTCGCCTTAGCATGGTGGGAAACGGGAGATTGGATCAAAGGAATTCTTCTCTGCAGCTTACTATTGTTCCTGCCATTGCTCATTTATGTGGGAACTTTATTTATCAGAAAAATATTATCGTTCGTATTGAATAGATTCGAATTCGGCCCGAGCATTCGTATGGCATTACGAAAATTAGATCGACCTCGAACGGGGTTATCCTGGGTTTCAGTCGGATTAGGTTCTTCTTTATTCGTACTTTTGCTGAGTCTATTTGTAAGCGATAGTCTTCTTGAGTATAGCGGTGCAAAAGACAAAGAAAGAAGACCTAATATGTTCGTTATGGACATTCGCCCCGAGCAACTCGATTTCTTTTTACAATCAGCTTCGAATCATCAAGCGGATAAATTACTTACTTCCCCGGTGATCGGAGCCAGACTCGCCCGAATCAACGGAGAAGCGATCAAGAAAGAGGAGGTAGAAGAATCTGCGCTTAGAAGGGATTGGAGGTCGACAGCAAGGACTAGGGAATACTTTTTATCTTATCGCGAAACTCCATACCCGACCGAGAAAGTTTCAGACGGTGATTTTTGGAGGAAGGGAGAAGAAGATCAAATCTCGGTGGAAAAGGAATTTTCTAAAAACCTGAAAGTCGAATTAGGAGACAAACTCACTTTTTCCATAGGTGGCGTCGAAGTCACTGGAATCATACGCAATTTTAGAACCGTAAATTGGTCGGATATGAGACCGAACTTCGTTGTGATTTTTTCAAGAGGTATTTTGGAAAAAGCGCCTAAGTTTTTTCTCAGTTCGTTTAGAATCGAGTCTCCCGAAGAAAGATATAACCTTCAAAAGGAATTATTAAATGAATTCCCGAATCTTACGGTTATCGATACGGAAAAAGCTGTTCAATCCTTTCTCGGTATACTCGAGAAAATATCCTTCGCGATTCGATGGATGACCGGACTAATCGTCGTTTCTTCCTTACTATTGATTTTAGCTTCCTTGGAACTAAGCCGGAAGGAACGGTTGGAAGAAACATCGCTTTTACGGATTCTCGGTGGAACTAAAGCGTTTTTAGGAAGATATTTTTTGGGAGAAGCTCTCGTACTTTCGCACACGTCGTTTCTCTTGGCGTTCGGATCGGTCTGGATAGCCTCTTCTTTGCTCTCCGATTTTATTTTCGAAATAGAAAGTACGGTTCCTTGGCTGGAAGTCGCAATAACGTATTTCGCTACTAACATTTCCGTAGTGGTTATGTATTTTACGACTCTTCGAGGAGAATGGGACCGAAGTCCGACTCTGTATCTCAAAGAAGTATAAACTACCTGAGAGAAAGCTCCTTTCCTTGCGTGGGAGCTCCAACATATGGAGTCCAAAAAAACGCATTGCAAAAAAAAGAATTATATGATATTAACCGAAGTTTGACTCGCTTCGGTACTTCCGCCGATCCGGCCCCCGCCCAAAAAGGGTGGGGACCGCAAAAAAATTACCGCAGAGCGAAAATTCGATCCACAGTACTATCCGAGAGAATCGCAGAACAAACCTTCGAGTTAGAAGCTGTGGGGCAAGAAGCTGTTCCGGTCACTTTACAACCTTTATTCTCGCATTTCTTACGCGTGTCAAAAGATTCCGCTCCGGAGAATCTACAATAATCCCGACAAGAGTCGGAACTCCCGACCGCACACAAGTAACAACCGTCCGCAGAAATTGGTGAAACAAAAAACAGGGTTGAAAAGAGAGAAACGAATAGAGGTATAAAAAACTTAACTTTCAAATCGGATTTCCTATTTGATTCATCGGATTAAGATATTTGATCGGAAAGATTTGTCAAGTTTTGGCCTGGCTCCACTTTCAAATCACTTCTTCTTTTCACCTATTTTATCTTCCAAAAACTCCGCAAAATCGATTTGTCCGCTGATGAACCGCAGATTGTACCGACTTTCGTATAAAAGAAGTGCGCTTGCTAAGAACAAAAATACACCGCCTAAAAGCGCGACGACCGTCGCAATCCATACAAGTTCTGAGCGAAACGCCATAATGATTCCAAGGCTTAGGCTTGAAGTGACGAAAAGCGAAGTGGCCATATATAACGAGGCCATTGAACGCTGAATCAATCCCGCTCTTTTTCTTTGGATCTTTAGTTGTGATTTCAGATATCCCAGCCTTTCCGTCGGATAGGACAATCTTCCCTCGACGAGAGATTCGATTTCTGATTTTAGCAGGTTGACTCGATCGAAAATTCTTCCGAGACGATTTGCCGTCGAAAAAATTAAACTTGCGCTTGCGGAAATTAAAACGGCCGGCGTAATCATTCCGGCGAGGATTTCCGAACCGGGTAAAGATGGAAACATGCCTCTGAATTCACTCTAACGGTCCGGTTTGTCCACCTTAATCCCGATTTCAAATTCCGTCTAAATATCCCGAATAAGGATCGGAATTAAATCGGATAGTAAATTCATAAAAGGAAATAGCATTCGCTTATGACAACGATTCGATATCTGCAAGGGAAAGATTTTTCCTTCGAACAATTTCGAGACTTGTACGAATCCTGCTCGTTAGGAAAGCGCCGACCTATAGAAGATGAGGCAAGATTTCGCGGGATGTTGGAGAATGCGAATTTGATTTGGACTGCTTGGGACGAAAATCTACTCGTCGGAATTTCTCGCTGCCTAACCGATTTTACTTACGTCTTATATTTGGCGGATTTGGCCATCCGGGAAACGCATCAAAGAAAAGGGATAGGTAAGGAACTTATTAAAAAAACGAAATCGTCCATTCACGAAAAGGCCAAAATAGTCCTAATGGCCGCTCCCTCCGCAATCGGTTATTATCCGCATCTAGGATTCGAACGGCATCCGGAAGGATGGATTTTAGTTTAGCATAGGATCTTTCGTATGCTCCACGAAATACTTATACAATCCGCCCTTACTCCGTAGGGCTTCCTGCCAGGTAGTTTGCGGGTCGGCGGTGAAAATCCACTCAGGCTTAGGTTCATGAACCACCCAAGATTTTCGTTCCATTTCTCCATCTAACTGGCCGGCGCCCCACCCCGAATATCCTTGATAAACGTTAAAGCGAGTCTTCGTCGGAGATTCTAGAAGCTCTACCAAAGCTTCGAAACTTCTCGCCAAATATACTCCGGGAATGACTTCCACTCCAGGCTGCTTCAATTTCGGATTGTCGTGCAGAATGGAAACGAAAGTAGGATCCACCGGACCGCCCGAATATAACGGAAGTGTTCCATCGACGCTTTCCGGTATCCCTTGAATTACGTCGTTTAAGGAAACATCCATTTTTTTATTTAAGACCAAACCGAACGCGCCGGCTTGATCCTGTTCCACCATCAAAATAACGGTACGATTAAAATAATCCGTTACGATGGACGAATTCGAGATAAGGACTTTGCCGCCTAAGTTATTTTCCATAATCTATTTTTAATTATTATGAATTTCTTTCAGGATCCGGTAGGCGATTTCCAAAGTTTGTATGTCGGATTGACCGTATACGATAGGCTCGGTTTCTTTTCGGATACATTTCACGAAATGTTCCTGTTCTTGCTTGAGCGGATTATCTTTGTGAACGAATATCTTTTCGACGATGGATTCCTGACGGTATTTTATCTCGCCGGTTCTTAACAGAATATCGGACGTAGCTTGACGATGCAGTTCTATTTCCTGATC from Leptospira fainei serovar Hurstbridge str. BUT 6 includes the following:
- the leuS gene encoding leucine--tRNA ligase codes for the protein MDYPFKEIEPKWQSFWEKNSSFKTDLRSSKPKFYCLDMFPYPSGAGLHVGHPEGYTATDIVSRFKRMKGFEVLHPMGWDAFGLPAERYAMQTGIHPAMTTKQNIDNFRRQIKLIGLSYDWDREISTTDPKYYKFTQWIFLKLYNSWYDFSAKRGRPIGELVERFTTNGSSGFDDLESFTSSDWSRFSELERETILSKFRLVYQAEIPVNWCPGLGTVLANEEVEEWVGKGYEVVRKPMRQYMMRITAYAERLLEDLALVTWPQSTLEMQKNWIGKSEGLELTFPFEPSTRSRFEAAVSKSEIPLSAQKDYNYGGVRVYTTRPDTIFGVSYMALAPEHPLVDLISTEDQWTKVQEYKKSTSLKSDLDRTELSKEKSGVFTGAYVLNPADPSKKIPIWIGDYVLYGYGTGAIMAVPAHDQRDYEFAKAFGLEILPVIEGEISLGAFDSKESKCINSSSGEVNLDGFGYKDAFIKASDWAEKKGIGKRKTQFKLRDWLFARQRYWGEPIPLVHYPSGVTRPIDESELPLELPNLAEFKPSGTGESPLALAGDWLKYKDPKTGEIGVRETNTMPQWAGSCWYYLRYIDPSNPKGFVDSKLEKDWMPVDLYVGGAEHAVLHLLYSRFWHKVLFDLGYVSTPEPFKKLIHQGLILGEDKRKMSKSLGNVINPDEVVQNYGADSLRLFEMFMGPFEMVKPWSTRGVDGVFRFLNRVWRLYHASPNESFRLDDVDPNEDELRILNRTIKKIEDDIHNFSFNTAISQLMIFVNEFTPSERRPRKILEPFLLLVAPFAPHISEELWELSGKKGSLTYEAFPTADPKYLVDDEVLIVVQVNGKLRADFKVPKEISQEEALKLAKSLEKIRPFLDGKQIRKEIYVQGKLVNLVVG
- a CDS encoding ABC transporter ATP-binding protein; this encodes MLSISKLNKSYTIAGEKFRVLADVEFEVKEGEFVAIVGPSGSGKSTLLAISAGLDKADSGNVILDGVSLMDKKEDELAKIRGEKIGFVFQNFQLIKTLNALENVSLPLALTTNLSEKEIQERAKFWLSKVGMEQRAYNFPSQLSGGEEQRVAIARSFIHEPKLLFADEPTANLDRKNGDRIMSLLKELNKTRKSTLLVVTHDPQVAALADRILEMRDGSIMINPKLKSKKAGSAAKKKAVPRRKK
- a CDS encoding ABC transporter permease yields the protein MNRNFFIRAMFREIRFRKTSSLQVILAVALGTGAVLAVHSYREQLSKAILNEAKNILGADLIATSSSPLTDEQKAFLDRILPNGTKSSELVQFPSMLRNPETQDSALSLIKAIKGEYPYFGDIVTSPPGLYRRLKPGEVLLEESLIKNLKLKVGDSVQLGESLLRLKGRIIKEPGLAGSFMSMAPSCILHKNSLEATGLEQRGSRISYQNPILLPTQSDASVFKKTNFKEFAKNDLILYESTEANSGSQKFLANTLDFFSLLALCAFFLGGISILLSSRAGIRTKANALAIYKCLGASPNLVVTLVIGELLLLSTIGAILGFVLGIFVQYQIPNLASKEFLFQPEMIPSARTLLWGFVLAWVVPLASAWDSLAKTRTLSPLYALRADFADELDTVPKFEIRQVISFVSVYLVFFALAWWETGDWIKGILLCSLLLFLPLLIYVGTLFIRKILSFVLNRFEFGPSIRMALRKLDRPRTGLSWVSVGLGSSLFVLLLSLFVSDSLLEYSGAKDKERRPNMFVMDIRPEQLDFFLQSASNHQADKLLTSPVIGARLARINGEAIKKEEVEESALRRDWRSTARTREYFLSYRETPYPTEKVSDGDFWRKGEEDQISVEKEFSKNLKVELGDKLTFSIGGVEVTGIIRNFRTVNWSDMRPNFVVIFSRGILEKAPKFFLSSFRIESPEERYNLQKELLNEFPNLTVIDTEKAVQSFLGILEKISFAIRWMTGLIVVSSLLLILASLELSRKERLEETSLLRILGGTKAFLGRYFLGEALVLSHTSFLLAFGSVWIASSLLSDFIFEIESTVPWLEVAITYFATNISVVVMYFTTLRGEWDRSPTLYLKEV
- a CDS encoding DUF2721 domain-containing protein, which encodes MFPSLPGSEILAGMITPAVLISASASLIFSTANRLGRIFDRVNLLKSEIESLVEGRLSYPTERLGYLKSQLKIQRKRAGLIQRSMASLYMATSLFVTSSLSLGIIMAFRSELVWIATVVALLGGVFLFLASALLLYESRYNLRFISGQIDFAEFLEDKIGEKKK
- a CDS encoding GNAT family N-acetyltransferase, with translation MTTIRYLQGKDFSFEQFRDLYESCSLGKRRPIEDEARFRGMLENANLIWTAWDENLLVGISRCLTDFTYVLYLADLAIRETHQRKGIGKELIKKTKSSIHEKAKIVLMAAPSAIGYYPHLGFERHPEGWILV
- a CDS encoding YqgE/AlgH family protein translates to MENNLGGKVLISNSSIVTDYFNRTVILMVEQDQAGAFGLVLNKKMDVSLNDVIQGIPESVDGTLPLYSGGPVDPTFVSILHDNPKLKQPGVEVIPGVYLARSFEALVELLESPTKTRFNVYQGYSGWGAGQLDGEMERKSWVVHEPKPEWIFTADPQTTWQEALRSKGGLYKYFVEHTKDPMLN